The Apium graveolens cultivar Ventura chromosome 10, ASM990537v1, whole genome shotgun sequence nucleotide sequence ttaatgaatattatttttgaatattcatttgaggacttatgactccatttatttactaaatattattctttattttattaaagaataatgtttcgataatcaaacttattttcgattattcaaataaagatagtactttcgtataagtatatctttggttatttaatattcatttcaagtatgagttttaaaacttctacttcaaattgtttatatagagattatccttatgggaatattatttaaataataatattcagatattttctaatatattgggactgatttattttattaaatcagcattactccaaacattcttaaaaatgttttcgagtcttcaaaatgattttaaaagttagagcggatcccaaaactcatttttatatttaagatcctcctttcaaaggggatttaaatactcgctcaaaacctgagggatccggctttgtggtgcattttatattcacaacgaggttgttgttttgacaaatgaattgattacttacccaacgttcgggaagtaagtccatctattgagtcggcataagcaacatgggctcagtgggcatccatgaaagtgtaagtggctcagtgggagtccaccaaatgcgtaagtggctgagtggcagtccagcataaggtcctattgcggccagggtgatgaccagtggggaattcgtccatctactagtagaaaaggttacttattggtatctttgcctgatcagcaagatatcgggtttatgccaaaattcttttcctttccaaaattcattggatgttacaaactctgttcatactttacataacagaggtttccaggaaatgtataagagatatatatgtggatatatatatcgggactaaataaagtatctcataacttcatttcattcaataatatatcaaagattgaatctatttaagtcttaacttgtggtctcatctatgggatgaccttttgaaacctataatactttgaacagtggtagttcaagtagctttataaaatggtataagtatagtgaagtaattggtaacttcatcttcctttaagcttatatccagtaagtagttaccttacacttgataaaggtttccagcaagttatccatttagatacttgcattattgtttacactatatattatcttgcgagctgtaatgctcactcttgcttcatttcttcatcacacaacaatagttaggaaagatggccagactcaagcagacccaacgcaagtgcgtgggaagcgtcccgcgtcttcccgttgatgttgtagctgctatagttgcagaggtagatctattggtagatcaggcattctacttttaggaaccaattatgtataattataacttgtggcagataatggcaattaactgtaaacttatcaagtaatcattttgggttgtaataacttttaaattgtggattcaaggacttgtacttatttcaatttcatctctgagactataacgggttgtggtgtgtgttagtgtggggtcacagcatgaggttatttattattaattaagttaagtgatattgtggaaagaaagaccgtaacgacccggatctccgaccccggatctgggggtgttacatctttTCTCCTGCCAACTGACTATTCTCTTGAGTGGTTACTTCATCTTGGCATTTATTTATCCTCTCTAGTAGTGTTGGTTGAAAAGTAATGGCATAACACATCTCTTTCACTCCTCCATGATCACAAAGTTCTAAATGCAATTTTTCAACTTCATCAGATAATTCCTTCGGCATTGTTATCGTACTTAGCTTTTCCTTCCtactcaatgcgtctgctaccacgttggcctttcccggatgatattgtatcgaacaatcatagtctttgatcaattccaaccatcggCGCTATCTCATATTtagctccttctgagtaaagaggtacttcagacttttatgatccgtgtataTCTCGCATTTTTCcccatataagtagtgcctccatAGTTTCAAAGAAAACACTATCGCAACTAATTCTAAGTCATGAGTCGGGTACTTCAGTTCATGTGGTTTAAGTTATCTTGAAGCATACGCTATCACCTTCCTGTGTTGCATCAatacgcatccaagtcctttataagAGGCATCGCTGTATATCAAAAAATCTCCCTTGTCATCTAGTAATGCTAAAACCGGAGCAGTTACCaatcttttctttaattcttgaaaactactATCACacttctccgtccattcaaacttctcattcttccttgtcaattTGGTCAGTGGTACGACAATCTTTgaaaaatcctttacaaatcttctgtagtatcCTGCCAGTCCCATAAAACTTCTCACTTCGGTTGGCGtcttcggtctctcccaattcatcACCGCCCAATCTTTTCAGGATCTACCCTAATTTCCTCAATTCCAACAATATGTCCAAGGAATATTACTCCagttaaccaaaactcacatttcgaGAACTTGACATACAATCTCTCCTTTTGCAATACTTCCAAAGCTATTCTTAGATGTTCCGCATGATCAgcttctgactttgaatatacTAAAATGTCATCGATGAAAActatgacaaacttgtccaagtactcCTTGAATACACGATTCATTAAATACATGAAAGCAGCTGGTGCAATAGTCAACCCAAAAGCCATAACgagaaattcgtaatgtccatatcttaATCGAAAAGCTTTTTTTGGTATGTCTTCAgacttaatcttcaattggtggtatcCCAATCGcagatcaatctttgaaaaataagaggctcctttgagttggtcaaACAGATCACCAATCCTAGGCAAAGGGTATATATTCTTAATCGTTAACTTGTTCAATTCTCGATAATCTATACAAAGTCTCATGCTCCcgtcctttttcttcacaaacaaAACTGGCGCGCCCCACGGTGAAACCCTTGGTCTTATAAATCCCATGTCTAGTAGTTCTTGTATTtactttgctaattccttcatctccgttggtgccatcctatatggagctTTCAAAACAGGTTCGGTGCCGGGTGCAAGATCTATTGTAAACTCAATTTGTCGGTCCGGGGGTAAGCCAGGAAGCTCTTCGGGAAAAACGTCTAGAAAATCTTTTACTACTAGAATGTCTTTTGGATTAGAAACTTCTCTACTCTTATCGACTACATAAGCCAAATACGCTTCACATCCTTTCCGAATCAACTTCTTTGCTTGCATCAAGGTGAGAAATGTCTGAGTTTGCCTTTGGCCCTTGAATGTCATTTTCTTACCTTGCGGTGTACTTAATACTACCCTTTTATCCTTACAGTCGATTTGAGCACTGAAACTTgtcagccaatccattcctaagatcacGTCAAATTCGCCTAATTGGAAAGGAATAATGTTCACAGGAAAAACGTGTCTGGCTATCTCTATTGCACAATGAGGGCAAACATGATTTACAGATACTCTATCTTGATTAGCTAAGATAATAGATAAAGGTTCATGCATCAATTGAGTTtcacaattcaacttatcaacaaaagacTTTGAAATAAATGATCTGGTGGCACCCGAATCAATCAGTACTTTAGCATTAGCGGCATTCACAGGAAGCGTACCTGACACCACATCTGAACTTTGAATCGCATCCTTCACGTTCATGTTGAAAGTTCTCGTTTG carries:
- the LOC141691073 gene encoding putative mitochondrial protein AtMg00860, which produces MNWERPKTPTEVRSFMGLAGYYRRFVKDFSKIVVPLTKLTRKNEKFEWTEKCDSSFQELKKRLVTAPVLALLDDKGDFLIYSDASYKGLGCVLMQHRKVIAYASR
- the LOC141691075 gene encoding uncharacterized protein LOC141691075, with the translated sequence MTTISYPVNQAAPMPASSFPISSNQPQIASSSNHPALTYPAQTRTFNMNVKDAIQSSDVVSGTLPVNAANAKVLIDSGATRSFISKSFVDKLNCETQLMHEPLSIILANQDRVSVNHVCPHCAIEIARHVFPVNIIPFQLGEFDVILGMDWLTSFSAQIDCKDKRVVLSTPQGKKMTFKGQRQTQTFLTLMQAKKLIRKGCEAYLAYVVDKSREVSNPKDILVVKDFLDVFPEELPGLPPDRQIEFTIDLAPGTEPVLKAPYRMAPTEMKELAK